One segment of Streptomyces bathyalis DNA contains the following:
- a CDS encoding dihydrolipoamide acetyltransferase family protein encodes MASVREFTLPDLGEGLTEATVVRWLVAVGDVVAVDQSVVEVETAKALVDVPCPYGGVVTARYGDEGAEIPVGAPLLTVAVGAPQGETQPTGTGTGPGTEADVLAGAGAAAESSGNVLVGYGTAAPAGRRRRARPVDGFRPDAVPSHPAEPAPAAVPQGPVAVISPLVRRIAREHDLDLRGVTGSGPDGLILRADVERAARSRTAPTAQPTAQPPAQPPVRPAPLPEARPVAPRPEESATRIPLTGFRRTVADKMSRSRREIPDATCWVDVDATELLAARRAMNSHSSVAQGDSPKVSLLALLARICTAALARFPDLNATVDTEAGEVVRHSAVHLGFAAQTPRGLVVPVVRDAHRLDAVGLSEELTRLTGSARNGELKPADMTGGTFTLNNYGVFGVDGSTPIINHPEAAMLGVGRIAEKPWVHEGQLAVRQVVQLSFTFDHRVCDGGTAGGFLRHVADCVEQPAVLLRTL; translated from the coding sequence ATGGCCTCCGTACGGGAATTCACCCTCCCCGACCTGGGAGAAGGGCTGACGGAAGCGACCGTCGTGCGGTGGCTGGTGGCCGTGGGCGACGTGGTGGCGGTGGACCAGTCCGTCGTCGAGGTCGAAACGGCCAAGGCACTCGTGGACGTTCCCTGCCCATACGGCGGTGTCGTCACGGCGCGCTACGGGGACGAGGGCGCGGAGATCCCGGTCGGCGCACCCCTGTTGACGGTCGCCGTGGGCGCGCCGCAGGGCGAGACGCAGCCCACCGGCACCGGCACCGGCCCGGGCACCGAGGCGGACGTCCTGGCGGGAGCGGGCGCCGCGGCGGAGAGCTCCGGCAACGTGCTGGTCGGCTACGGCACGGCAGCCCCGGCGGGCCGCCGTCGCCGCGCACGGCCGGTGGACGGCTTCCGGCCCGATGCCGTGCCGTCCCATCCGGCAGAGCCGGCTCCCGCGGCTGTGCCGCAAGGCCCCGTCGCGGTCATCTCCCCGCTCGTGCGGCGGATCGCCCGCGAGCACGACCTCGATCTGCGCGGTGTCACAGGCTCGGGCCCGGACGGGCTGATCCTCCGCGCGGACGTCGAGCGCGCGGCCCGCTCCCGCACGGCGCCGACCGCCCAGCCGACTGCCCAGCCACCTGCACAGCCGCCGGTGCGTCCTGCGCCGCTGCCCGAGGCCCGGCCCGTCGCGCCGCGGCCCGAGGAGTCGGCGACCCGCATTCCGCTGACCGGATTCCGCCGCACCGTCGCCGACAAGATGTCCCGCAGCCGCCGGGAGATCCCCGACGCCACCTGCTGGGTCGACGTCGACGCGACCGAACTGCTCGCCGCGCGCAGAGCGATGAACTCCCACTCGTCGGTGGCACAGGGCGACTCGCCCAAGGTCTCCCTGCTGGCCCTGCTGGCCCGCATCTGCACGGCGGCGCTGGCACGCTTCCCCGACCTCAACGCGACCGTCGACACCGAGGCGGGCGAGGTGGTGCGCCATTCCGCGGTGCATCTCGGATTCGCCGCGCAGACCCCACGGGGCCTCGTCGTCCCGGTCGTACGGGATGCGCACAGGCTCGACGCCGTCGGGCTCAGCGAGGAGCTCACGCGGCTCACCGGGTCCGCCCGCAACGGCGAACTGAAGCCGGCAGACATGACCGGCGGCACCTTCACCCTCAACAACTACGGCGTCTTCGGCGTCGACGGCTCGACCCCGATCATCAACCACCCCGAGGCGGCCATGCTCGGCGTGGGCCGGATCGCCGAGAAACCGTGGGTCCACGAGGGGCAGCTGGCCGTGCGCCAGGTCGTGCAGCTCTCCTTCACCTTCGACCACAGGGTGTGCGACGGCGGGACGGCGGGCGGCTTCCTGCGTCACGTCGCGGACTGCGTCGAACAGCCGGCGGTGCTGCTCCGTACGCTCTAG